The following proteins are co-located in the Paralichthys olivaceus isolate ysfri-2021 chromosome 2, ASM2471397v2, whole genome shotgun sequence genome:
- the tkta gene encoding transketolase: protein MEDYHKPDQQTVQALRNIANRLRINSIKATTAAGSGHPTSCCSVAEIMSVLFFHTMKYRPEDPRNFNNDRFILSKGHAAPALSSMWVETGFLKETEPLSLCQVDSTLGGHPTPKQQFVDVATGSLGQGLGVACGMAYTGKYFDRSSYRVYCLLGDGEMSEGSVWEAMSFASYYQLDNLVAILDINRLGQSDPAPLQHHVDKYQKRCEAFGWHSIIVDGHSVEELCKALSQPRHQPTAIIAKTIKGKGIPAAEDKLGWHAKPLPKDMADMVMKDLQSRIVNSSKHLYPPAPMEDSPPVSLRNIRMPSAPSYKAGEKIATRKAYGMALAKLGRYNERFVVLDGDTNNLTYSEIFKNEYPNRFVECYIAQQNMVSVAMGCAARERNVVFASTLASFFTRAYDQLRMAAISESNINLCGSHCGLSTGEEGPSLMGLEDMAMFRALPTATIFYPCDGVSTEKAVELAATTRGVCYIRTSRQDSAIVYNSNEDFHVGQAKVVYQNKDDQVTVVAAGVTLHEALAAAEHLKKERISVRVIDPFTIKPLDAKTIIDHTRATRGRVLTVEDHYYEGGLGEAVCSAMVNESGFSLHRLAVSHVPRSGKPQELLKIYGIDRDAIAQAVRKMLSSSTNAK from the exons ATGGAGGATTACCACAAACCTGACCAGCAGACAGTGCAGGCACTGAGGAACATCGCCAACCGCCTCCGGATCAACTCCATCAAGGCAACGACTGCAGCGGGCAGTGG ACACCCCACATCATGCTGCAGTGTGGCAGAAATCATGTCCGTGCTTTTCTTCCACACCATGAAGTACCGCCCTGAGGACCCCAGGAACTTCAACAACGACCGCTTCATCCTGTCAAAG GGTCACGCTGCTCCGGCCCTTTCTTCCATGTGGGTTGAAACAGGTTTCCTGAAGGAGACCGAGCCGCTCAGCTTGTGCCAGGTTGACTCTACCCTGGGGGGCCACCCAACCCCT AAGCAGCAGTTTGTGGATGTAGCCACTGGATCCTTGGGGCAGGGCCTTGGTGTTGCCTGTGGAATGGCTTACACCGGGAAATATTTTGACAGGTCCAG TTACCGTGTGTACTGCCTGCTGGGGGATGGTGAGATGTCGGAGGGATCTGTCTGGGAGGCCATGTCGTTCGCCTCTTACTACCAGCTCGACAACCTGGTGGCCATCCTGGACATCAACCGGCTGGGCCAAAGTGACCCTGCACCCCTGCAGCATCACGTGGATAAATATCAGAAACGCTGTGAAGCTTTCGG tTGGCATTCTATAATTGTGGATGGACACAGCGTGGAGGAGCTGTGCAAGGCTCTGAGCCAACCGCGCCATCAACCCACCGCTATCATCGCTAAAACCATCAAGGGCAAAGGCATTCCAG CTGCAGAAGACAAGTTAGGCTGGCACGCAAAACCTCTGCCCAAAGACATGGCCGACATGGTTATGAAGGATCTGCAGAGTCGCATCGTGAACAGCAGCAAGCACTTGTACCCACCTGCTCCCATGGAGGACTCCCCGCCGGTCAGCCTGAGAAACATCAGGATGCCGAGCGCACCGAGCTACAAGGCTGGAGAGAAG ATTGCCACACGGAAAGCGTATGGGATGGCTTTGGCCAAGCTGGGCCGCTACAACGAGCGTTTCGTGGTCCTGGATGGAGACACCAACAACCTCACCTACTCAGAGATCTTCAAGAACGAGTATCCCAACCGCTTCGTCGAGTGCTACATCGCACAGCAGAACATG GTCAGTGTTGCCATGGGATGCGCTGCCCGCGAGAGGAATGTGGTGTTCGCCAGTACTCTTGCTTCCTTTTTTACCCGTGCCTATGACCAGCTTCGCATGGCAGCCATTTCAGAAAGCAACATCAACCTGTGTGGCTCCCACTGTGGCCTCTCCACTG GGGAGGAGGGTCCTTCTCTGATGGGTCTGGAGGACATGGCTATGTTCAGGGCCCTTCCCACAGCAACCATTTTCTACCCCTGTGATGGCGTCTCTACAGAGAAGGCTGTGGAACTGGCTGCAACCACAAGG GGTGTTTGCTACATCCGAACCAGCCGCCAAGACAGTGCCATCGTCTATAACAGCAACGAGGACTTCCATGTCGGACAGGCAAAG GTGGTGTACCAGAACAAGGATGACCAGGTGACTGTGGTGGCAGCTGGAGTGACTTTGCATGAGGCGCTGGCAGCGGctgaacatttaaagaaag AGCGGATCTCAGTAAGGGTTATTGACCCCTTCACAATCAAACCGCTGGATGCCAAAACCATCATCGACCACACACGTGCCACCAGGGGACGAGTCCTCACTGTGGAGGACCACTACTATGAAG GGGGCCTGGGTGAGGCAGTGTGCTCAGCCATGGTCAATGAGTCTGGCTTCAGCCTGCACCGTCTGGCTGTGTCCCACGTTCCCCGCAGTGGCAAACCACAGGAGCTCCTCAAGATCTATGGCATCGACCGTGACGCCATCGCCCAGGCCGTCCGCAAGATGCTCAGCAGCTCCACCAACGCCAAGTAA